One Amaranthus tricolor cultivar Red isolate AtriRed21 chromosome 1, ASM2621246v1, whole genome shotgun sequence DNA window includes the following coding sequences:
- the LOC130823018 gene encoding uncharacterized protein LOC130823018 — protein sequence MVKIKQQKHEIDKNINYNDIKSDLAIETCNIFTNSHHCFCIHHHLNAHSPTPTPFIDWYLILRVGEDAGISIIRKQYHKLALLLHPDKNKHPKAELAFKLISQAYKCLSDEGKRSNFNLERWRNQCTECSRIPHNSHPQHNANNNARKSPRNLRSYKIHQQFRALKEKLKEEANVIQGCIRVNQGRKNKYPVFDPSSYSNLSYPHRRNQAQSYKKGASFWDVKKQNVYDQRRGRCEYPLFELTTDCNSFNMKATCVSS from the exons ATGGTGaaaatcaaacaacaaaaacatGAAATcgacaaaaatatcaattacaACGATATAAAATCTGATTTAGCCATTGAAACTTGCAACATTTTTACTAATTCTCATCACTGTTTTTGCATTCATCATCATCTCAATGCTCATTCTCCTACTCCCACTCCTTTTATTGATTGGTACTTGATTCTTAGA GTTGGAGAAGATGCAGGCATTTCTATCATCAGAAAACAATATCATAAACTTG CATTGCTGCTTCATCCGGACAAGAATAAACATCCAAAGGCTGAATTAGCATTCAAGCTTATTTCCCAG GCATACAAATGTCTATCtgatgaaggaaaaagaagtaATTTTAACTTGGAGAGATGGAGAAACCAATGTACAGAATGCAGCAGAATCCCACACAACTCTCATCCTCAACACAATGCTAATAACAACGCTAGAAAGTCACCAAGAAACTTAAGGTCTTACAAAATACATCAACAATTTAGAGCCTTAAAAGAGAAACTAAAAGAAGAGGCCAACGTCATACAAGGGTGCATTCGGGTTAATCAAGGCCGGAAAAACAAGTACCCGGTTTTTGATCCATCGAGTTATTCTAACCTAAGCTATCCACATAGAAGGAACCAGGCTCAATCTTACAAGAAAGGTGCTAGTTTTTGGGATGTCAAGAAGCAGAATGTGTATGATCAAAGAAGAGGCAGATGTGAATATCCCCTTTTTGAGCTTACTACAGATTGTAATTCATTCAATATGAAAGCTACTTGTGTTAGTTCTTGA